GCGAGCGATCCAGAACATCGTGGACCTGATGATGCAGGACGAGGCGACTCTCTTGGGATTGACCACCCTGCGGTGCCACGATCAATACACCCACAATCACTCGGTTAACGTCTCCCTGCTCTCCATTGCCTTGGCCAACCGCACCGGCTATCCCAAGGTTGCACTGGCGGATCTCGGACTGGCCGCGCTGTTTCACGATATGGGCAAATCGACGATCCCCCTTGAAGTGCTGAATAAGCCCGGCGAGTTTTCCGACGAAGAATGGGTCGCGATGCGGAATCATCCGACTGAAGGCGTGCTGAGCCTCGCGGAGTTGCGCGGAATTACCAACCTCCCAGCCCGCATGGCCGCCGCCTCGTTCGAACATCACATGAATCTCGATTACTCCGGCTATCCCAAGTTAAAAACACCCTGGAAACTGTCGCTCACCGGCCGCATCCTGATGATTGCCGACTGCTACGATGCGATGACCTCCTCACGCGTCTACCGGCGAGAACCGATGTCACCTTCCAAGGTGCTGAACATCATGTTCGGCAAATCCGGGAAAAGTTTTGACGCAACGCTCTTGAAGCTGTTCGTGAACTGCGTCGGCATCGTACCCATTGGCAGCCTCGTCATGCTGAATACCGACGAGCTGGCCGTTGTCCTCAGACCTGCGGTCGAGCGAGCCGATGCCGAACGACCGCTGGTGAAAGTGATTGCCGATCCCGAAGGGAACCTGATGGATAGCGGTCCGGAATTGGACCTCACCGTCAAAGATATCTCCGGCGACTACCGGCACAGCATCGTGCGCCTCATCGACAATACGGAACATCAATTCGACACCAGCCGCTATTTCGTCTAGCCCCCCGCGCTGTCTTGACAGGCCCTCAGCGCCTCGTTATTCTGACAGACGCTTACCCACACATCCGTTTCATGCTTAGCCTAAGGAGTGTTCATATGCGCATCCCCGTCGTCCAGACGCTTGTTGCTTCCGCCTTCTTCTCTCTGCTGCTGGGCTCGCTCTCGACGACCGTGCAGGCTGCCGACGCCTTCAAGATGGGCGTGGTCGACCCGCAGATGGTCTTGGAGAAGTCGAAAGCCGGCAAGAAAGCCCTCGAAGGACTCAAGGAATACGTCAGCACGAGGCAGAAGCTGCTCTCTCGCGATGAAGAAGAATTGCGGAACTACGAAAAGCAGCTCAAGGACCAGCTCGCCAAGTTGAGCGAGGCAGAGAAGAAAGACAAAGAAACGCAGTTCCGGGCAAGAATCCAAGACTATCAAAAGCGCGCGCAGGAATTTAATCAGGAGCTTCAGGGCAAGCAGAAAGAGCTCGTCGACGACTATATGAAGCGCATCGCCTCAGCCACACAAACCGTGGCCGAGAAGGGAGGCTTCTCCATTGTGGTCGACCGCGGGAGCGAACAGACAGTGAAAATCGTGATCTATAATAAAGACACGGTTGAACTGACGGACCAGGTCATCAAAGAATTCGACCGCACGAATAAGTAGCGCTCACGGACTAGGCCGGCTGTCCTGCCTCAAGCGGATAGCCGGCCTCTCTCCACGCCGTAATACCCCCATCCATCGAAATCACGTTCGTATACCCCATCTGTTGCAGCGCATCCGCCGCCAGGACCGAGCGAAATCCGCCTCCGCAATACAACACAATCGGGGTCTGTTTCTCAGGAATCATCGTTTCGATATCGCGCTCGATCACTCCCTTGCCCACATGAGACGCCCCTTTGGCGTGATCCTTCGCAAACTCATAGTCTTCCCGTACGTCGATGAAGTGAAACCTTTCGCCGCGTGCCAGGCGGTTCCGCACATCGGCCACCGTACATTCCTTGACGCGCGCTTTGGCCTGGTTCACGAGGTTCAGAAACCCTGGATTGTGCTTCATCCTTCCTCCTCCTGGTCAAACAATGTGGTCTGCGCTCCGCTAGGCCGCCTGAAAGTATCGGGAATCGCGTCCTCCCGATCGCAGGCAAAACCGGCCCGACGCCTAGTCATCTCGAATAACTGCTCGATCATCTGCCAATAGGTTCCCGTTCCATGGTGCCGATCAAAGAACGCTGATTCGGAGAGCCGGCCCCCTCGTACCTCACGAAGTCGATTAGTGATTTTCGCGACCCGATCCGGGAATGCTTCTTTGATTCGTTCCAAAAAAACGGGCTCAACGCTACCGGAGAGCCTTAACAAGCTGAACGTCGCCGCACATGCGCCGGCAGCCCGCGCCCGCTCCAACAACTCAGGAATCGCCTCATCGTTGAGTCCAGGAATGACCGGAGCAATCGAAATACCAGTCGAGATCCCCGCCTCAGCGAGAGCCTTCATGATTTCAAATCGTTTGCCGACCGACGGCGCCTGCGGCTCCATCTTTCTGGCCACGGCATCATCGGCAAACGGAATGCTGAAGTAGACCCGTGTCCAGGCTTTCTGACGCAGCCTTGTTAACACGTCCAAATCACGGAGCACCAATGCACCCTTCGTAATGATTCCCACCGGATTCCGATAGTCCGCACAGACTTCTAAACAGGCACGCGTCAGCCCGTATGAGGCTTCCAGCGGTTGATAGCAATCGGTATTCCCGGAAAATACGACCAGCTCCCCCTTCCAGGATCGACGCTCAAAGGCCTGACGCAACAAAGCCGCCGCATCCTCCTTCACCACCAGTTTGGACTCGAAATCGGTTCCGGCTCCGAACCCCCAATACTCGTGTGACGGACGCGCATAGCAATAGGCACAGCCATGGAAACAGCCACGATAGGGATTGACACTCCAGCGAAAGGGCAGATCAGGGCTGTCATTGCGACTCAGAATTTCCCGGCTCGCATCGTGAAAGATCTCCACTCTTGCCGTGGAAGCAGGCTCCAGCAATTCGCGATGGGACGATTCAAATGGATTGGGAGGATTCGATACCGTGCGCATCACATCATCGTGGCGACACGAATGGCGATTGTCAATCGACGTAAATTCACCCGACGGCGACCTCTCACCCGGTAGCACGCGTTTCGTTGACTCTACCTAACCCCGATGCTAGATTCCTCAAACTTTCTGAGGAGTACCACGTGTACGATTTACGTCAACTGCGGGACCATCTCGACTCAATCCGCGAACGCCTCGGCCGCCGGGGGACCGATGTCCCTTGGGACACCATGAAGCAGCTGATCGAGGAGCGTCGCAATCTGACCATGCAGGTGGAACTGCTCCGCAATGATCTCAAAAAAGGCTCTGACGAGGTCGCCCGGTTGAAACGGGCCAAGGAACCGGCAGACAGCGCGGTGGCCGCCATGAAGCAGGTTGGGGATCGCATTCGTGAGATTGAAGGCACGCTGCGCGGCGTAGAAGAGTCCCTTACCGATCTGAATTTGCGCATTCCGAATGTGCCGCATGAATCAGTCCCCCCGGGACACGATGCCTCGGATAATGTCGAAATCCGTCAATGGGGCACCCATCCCTCCTTCGACTTTCCGGCGAAACCCCATTGGGAACTCGGTGAAGCCTTAGGCATTCTCGATTTCGATCGGGCATCCAAGCTCGCCGGCGCCCGTTTTGTCGTGATGACCGGGGCCGGAGCCCAGTTGGAACGCGCGCTTATCAACTACATGCTGGACCGCCATACGACGCAGTACGGATACCGGGAAGTGCTTCCTCCCCTGCTGGTCAATCGCGCAACCATGACCGGCACAGGCCAACTGCCTAAGTTTGAAGAGGATCTGTTCCGTCTGAAGGACGAAGATTATTTCCTGATTCCTACAGCCGAAGTGCCGCTTACAAATCTCCACCGAGATGAATTGCTGGACGAAGAAATATTGCCGATCCGCTATACCGCCTATACGCCTTGCTTCCGCCGCGAAGCCGGGTCTTATGGGAAAGATACCCGCGGCTTGATCAGGCTCCATCAGTTCAATAAAGTCGAACTCGTCTCATTTTGCCCCCCTGACCAGTCACAGGCCGAACTCGAACGCCTCACCGGTCACGCAGAGAGCATCTTGCAGGGATTAGGATTACCCTATCGCGTCATGACGCTCTGCGCCGGAGATATGGGGTTTTCAGCCACCAAAACGTACGACATCGAAGTCTGGCTCCCCTCGCAACAGCACTTCCGTGAAATCTCCTCCTGTAGCAACTTTGAGGCATTTCAGGCCCGTCGCGCCAACATCCGGTACCGCACAAAAGGCGCGAAGAAGGACTCCAAGACAGAGTTCGTCCATACCTTGAACGGATCGGGCCTCGCCGTGGGCCGAACGCTGCTCGCGATTTTGGAGAACTACCAGCAAGCGGATGGGAGCATTGTCGTCCCCGCACCGCTCCGCCCCTATATGGGAGGGCTTGACTGCATCAGAAAGTAGTGCCACATATCTTCTTACGGCTCGGAGGGGTGACGGAGCGGCCGAACGTGCCAGTCTTGAAAACTGGAGATGGGGCAACCTATCCGCGAGTTCAAATCTCGCCCCCTCCGCCATAAATCTCTCAGATAGTCACAACCTCACCTCCATTCAGATCTCCCTTGCACTCCATCCATTCAGCCCATGATGGCAATACTCACCCCGCCAAAAATCACACCTATACCATTCACACTCACGTCTTAAGCTACTAATATATCTACAAACTTTCGACCTGCTGCGCCACGTAATTTTGCACAACAGCTTCCTAGAAGGTCCTCCCACTTTCGGTTAGTGCACTCCTACCTCTACGGTATTTCCAGTCCACACAGTCTCGCCTATCCTGACATCACCTGTGCGCAGCGGATACGACATGAGGAATGTCCGAGACAAGGAGGGAGCACATGCAGAAACAAGTCGGCAAGGTCGGAGCCATTCGCCGAGAGATCCGAGGAAAAGCCTGCGCGTCCTGCGGAGGACACACCTACCAAATCATCCTTCGCTCATCGCTGACTCCGGAAGACGGGACACTCTTTGCGCGATGTACCCAGTGCCATCACCCCAGAGGGCTCGATAAAGATTTCGGCAAAGTACTTTGGATGTAGGACACTGGACATCACCGCAGCTTACGACCACAGGAGAATAGATCCATGCCATTGACACGATGGACTCACTACCGGCAAACACGCGCTCAAAAGAAAAAAGCCCTGCACTTGCTTGCGCTGAGCGGAGTCGTTCGGCCAAGCACCATCGAGCTTCGCTACACAGCCTCTCTCTCCTCTATCTCAGATGAGTCGACATCCCTCGCACAGAATGGAGCGGCACCTGCCATCGCCACGGTCCCCATACACTCAGCTAAAACCACTCCCCTGGTGCGACACCTCTACTCGACAGCCTTCACACTTCTCGCCAGATCCAGACGTCACATCCAAAGCCTTCAATGGGACACCAGGAACGCCGCATGACCTGGCTAAACTTTTAACCAGGCAACAAAGACCTTTCACTTGTACCTCTTGCACCGGCTGAGGTAATATCAGCCCGCTCGTGAGCGACGTAACTGCGCTGACGACTCTGCCCGCCTGCGGACAGACCCCTATGCAACTGGTCGTGGAGAGGTGGCCGAGTGGCCGAAGGCAACGGTTTGCTAAACCGTCGTAGGGAGAATATCCTTACCGAGGGTTCAAATCCCTCCCTCTCCGCCATCCAACGCCGGTCGTCGACCGAACCCATCGGCACAGCACCCCTCGCTCAATTCTTTCCAGTTGTGCGAAGCACCTTCATATCGTAAGGTAAGATCAATCGACGGTTCTCATCGCCACCATCAAGAAAGGATGACTCATGCGCATGTTCGCAGTAATTGCCGCAGCCATTGCCCTCTTGGCCAGCCCATCGGCGTTTGCCGCATCGGGAGAGCCGACCAATGACGACCAAAAAACGTTGTATGCCCTCGGACTGGCAATCAGCCAATCGCTTGGCACCTTCGCGCTGTCCGAATCGGAATTGGATTTCGTCAAGTCCGGCCTCACCGATGGCGCGTTGAAGCGCACGCCGAAGGCGGACCTCCAAACATTCGGCCCAAAAATCCAGCAGCTCCAGCAAGCCCGGGCGGCCGTGGTCGCGGACGCGGAGAAGAAAGCCGGCACAGCCTATCTCACGAAAGCTGCAGCCGAAAAAGGCTCCACAAAGACGGAATCCGGAATCGTCATCAC
The DNA window shown above is from Nitrospira lenta and carries:
- a CDS encoding HD-GYP domain-containing protein, with amino-acid sequence MSDFKLAQPTAKDDQTQPLLTHEKSLSQKIGHGSEAGDILDQQLVMLGFQLITQLNTLIKTSKIHGRANAALDKPVETMLTLIQTLAHDQPVTLRLQNDFLFLGESHLKVNAQQMAVIGSIIDSLNKWKIGGLTFGSVVTSKDLREFAYLFVSMDPATKSVDDFRQELKTRDVNGIDLEDPRELELHEDLSAGSDSGKPGETSTDTKVQHKIQSKNAYAKAASAVGGLEKSVRDGGTVNFKQAKRAIQNIVDLMMQDEATLLGLTTLRCHDQYTHNHSVNVSLLSIALANRTGYPKVALADLGLAALFHDMGKSTIPLEVLNKPGEFSDEEWVAMRNHPTEGVLSLAELRGITNLPARMAAASFEHHMNLDYSGYPKLKTPWKLSLTGRILMIADCYDAMTSSRVYRREPMSPSKVLNIMFGKSGKSFDATLLKLFVNCVGIVPIGSLVMLNTDELAVVLRPAVERADAERPLVKVIADPEGNLMDSGPELDLTVKDISGDYRHSIVRLIDNTEHQFDTSRYFV
- a CDS encoding OmpH family outer membrane protein, producing MRIPVVQTLVASAFFSLLLGSLSTTVQAADAFKMGVVDPQMVLEKSKAGKKALEGLKEYVSTRQKLLSRDEEELRNYEKQLKDQLAKLSEAEKKDKETQFRARIQDYQKRAQEFNQELQGKQKELVDDYMKRIASATQTVAEKGGFSIVVDRGSEQTVKIVIYNKDTVELTDQVIKEFDRTNK
- a CDS encoding rhodanese-like domain-containing protein, which gives rise to MKHNPGFLNLVNQAKARVKECTVADVRNRLARGERFHFIDVREDYEFAKDHAKGASHVGKGVIERDIETMIPEKQTPIVLYCGGGFRSVLAADALQQMGYTNVISMDGGITAWREAGYPLEAGQPA
- a CDS encoding PA0069 family radical SAM protein encodes the protein MRTVSNPPNPFESSHRELLEPASTARVEIFHDASREILSRNDSPDLPFRWSVNPYRGCFHGCAYCYARPSHEYWGFGAGTDFESKLVVKEDAAALLRQAFERRSWKGELVVFSGNTDCYQPLEASYGLTRACLEVCADYRNPVGIITKGALVLRDLDVLTRLRQKAWTRVYFSIPFADDAVARKMEPQAPSVGKRFEIMKALAEAGISTGISIAPVIPGLNDEAIPELLERARAAGACAATFSLLRLSGSVEPVFLERIKEAFPDRVAKITNRLREVRGGRLSESAFFDRHHGTGTYWQMIEQLFEMTRRRAGFACDREDAIPDTFRRPSGAQTTLFDQEEEG
- the serS gene encoding serine--tRNA ligase, with product MYDLRQLRDHLDSIRERLGRRGTDVPWDTMKQLIEERRNLTMQVELLRNDLKKGSDEVARLKRAKEPADSAVAAMKQVGDRIREIEGTLRGVEESLTDLNLRIPNVPHESVPPGHDASDNVEIRQWGTHPSFDFPAKPHWELGEALGILDFDRASKLAGARFVVMTGAGAQLERALINYMLDRHTTQYGYREVLPPLLVNRATMTGTGQLPKFEEDLFRLKDEDYFLIPTAEVPLTNLHRDELLDEEILPIRYTAYTPCFRREAGSYGKDTRGLIRLHQFNKVELVSFCPPDQSQAELERLTGHAESILQGLGLPYRVMTLCAGDMGFSATKTYDIEVWLPSQQHFREISSCSNFEAFQARRANIRYRTKGAKKDSKTEFVHTLNGSGLAVGRTLLAILENYQQADGSIVVPAPLRPYMGGLDCIRK
- a CDS encoding FKBP-type peptidyl-prolyl cis-trans isomerase; this translates as MRMFAVIAAAIALLASPSAFAASGEPTNDDQKTLYALGLAISQSLGTFALSESELDFVKSGLTDGALKRTPKADLQTFGPKIQQLQQARAAVVADAEKKAGTAYLTKAAAEKGSTKTESGIVITPIKPGTGATPKPTDTVKVHYHGTLLDGTVFDSSVKRGEPATFPLSQVIKCWTEGVQQIKVGGKSRLVCPANLAYGDRGSPPAIKPGATLVFEVELLEIVAAK